AATTGTTGTGGACAACGCTATATAAGGAGGAACTGAGCTTCAAGGCCTTTATCATAGAGCTATATGAGATGAGCAACGAAAGAGTTGCACGAGCTAAGAGGAAATCAGCGAGGGCCACCGCATAGATACCCGTGAGCTATCCGGTGCTAGGCCATTGAAACATCCGGGGTTCAGTGGCAGTATATCCACCTCAACGTTTTCTCCTCAAAAAGCAGATGTTCAGCTTGGGTTTTCCTACTATGGCTTTAGATTCGGAGATACTGAGGGAGACGGCCCTTTCTTCTCTGCTACTGCCTTACAGTTACTCCGTGAGGAATCCGCCTTGTCGGCTGCAGCCTTCCCGAGACGGGGGTTTAAAATGCAACGCGGTAAGAGTGCGCGGTGATTCTCTGTATAGCGGACATGAAGAACAGGTAAACAAGGATCCAGTGACGGCTGCTCATGAAAGAGAATCACTATACGTGCTTTTTTGGTGTCGAAGCTCGTAACTGATTTTTTCACGTTTGCGCTTAATCTTCTCGGTCTCCGGTCTTCTCCGCGATGACGAGCATTTCAAAATCTTCCGGAGTCAGTTTATCGTTTCGTGAGAAAGCACCCAGTTTTGCGCCGAAAATAGCTATCTTTTTGTACCCCAGGGTCTCCAAAAGCCAGGTTATTTCGCTGGGCACATAATAACGCTCGTTACAGTTGAGTTCTTTTTTGTTCCCCGCGTCGTCTTCGAATACCGTGGTATTGTGATCGCGAAACGTCATCAGATCAAAGGTGTTGCTCTTATAAGTCGCGTTACCCTCCTTGCCTTCGGAGGCGCAGAATTTTTCCACGGAATGATAAAGCGGGAACAATCCGTTCAAGGTCGTAAATATGAACTTCCCGGTAGCTTTCAGCGACCTGGTCGCGTTCTTGAGTATCTCGAAATTCATGTCATCGGTTTCCATCAACGGGAACCCGCCTTCGCACAGCATTAGTGCGAGATCGAATTCTCCCTGGAACGGAAGATTTCTCGCGTCACGTTGTTGAAAATCGATCTTCAACCCCTGTTTTCTCGCCTTTTCTTTCGCGCTCTTCAGCTGCGATTCGGACAGATCGATCCCGGTAACAGTGTAGCCCCGTTTTGCCAGTTCAACAGCGTGCCGGCCTGTACCGCAGCCGATATCGATGATTTTAACTGCTTTGTCGTGTCCTATTTCCTGCTCAATAAAATCACATTCGCCAATCGTTCCCTGCACAAAGACCTCTTCATCGTATTTCCGCGCGTAGTTTTCGAATAGCGATTCATACCATTGTTTCATGTCTGTTTTTCTCCTATCAAGCCCATACGCTATAGAGAAATTGAGTTATTTCAAACCTTAACTCCGCTCATTTAGGGAATACATCAACCCCCATCTTCGCTTCGAGCTCAGCGACTTTTCTTGGAATCTCAGAGATTACCTCCCGCGTCCCGTCGGTGAAGAGATACACCTTGGAGAATTCTTCAAGCAGGTCAGCAGGCGCGAACCTTTGGAGCAGCCCGGCCTTTTTGAGCTCCTTCTCGAGCTTACAGTAGCCGTAGAGGGCCAGGAAGGAGATGAAAAGATGTCCGAAGACGCTCTCATCATCCTGGAGATACATCCAGTCGGCGTTTAAGACGTTTTTATAGCTGTCAAACTGCGTCTCTACGCGCCCGCGCTGCTTGTACATCATGAAAATATCTTCTCCCACCCGATCCAAACTCGAGAGGATGAGGATCCTTCCCGCGTTTTTTCGCCCCTTTTCGAACTCCTCGCGGGTAATTTT
This sequence is a window from Methanomicrobia archaeon. Protein-coding genes within it:
- a CDS encoding class I SAM-dependent methyltransferase codes for the protein MKQWYESLFENYARKYDEEVFVQGTIGECDFIEQEIGHDKAVKIIDIGCGTGRHAVELAKRGYTVTGIDLSESQLKSAKEKARKQGLKIDFQQRDARNLPFQGEFDLALMLCEGGFPLMETDDMNFEILKNATRSLKATGKFIFTTLNGLFPLYHSVEKFCASEGKEGNATYKSNTFDLMTFRDHNTTVFEDDAGNKKELNCNERYYVPSEITWLLETLGYKKIAIFGAKLGAFSRNDKLTPEDFEMLVIAEKTGDRED